In a genomic window of Flavobacterium sp. KACC 22761:
- a CDS encoding FtsL-like putative cell division protein, whose translation MKSGVFGILKARFLINDDAIKNWRFIVFIILLAILMIANTQRYEQKVFEIAKLNNEVKELRSEFVDRRSELMKLKMESTISDKMLEKQIFPSTVPPIKIEVKKEEEKSFFKRIWQ comes from the coding sequence ATGAAAAGTGGAGTATTTGGCATATTAAAAGCAAGATTCTTGATCAATGACGACGCAATTAAAAACTGGCGTTTCATTGTTTTCATCATTTTGTTGGCCATTTTGATGATTGCAAATACACAGCGATACGAACAAAAGGTTTTTGAAATTGCAAAACTGAATAATGAAGTAAAAGAATTGAGATCAGAATTTGTAGATCGACGTTCAGAATTGATGAAATTAAAAATGGAATCAACGATTTCGGATAAAATGCTTGAAAAACAGATTTTTCCGTCAACGGTTCCTCCAATAAAAATAGAAGTTAAAAAAGAAGAAGAAAAAAGTTTCTTTAAAAGAATATGGCAGTAG
- a CDS encoding penicillin-binding protein: MAVDDKHISYRIYLVAVFIFLMAIAIVVKLTNIQWVQGDHYRQLAKQRTVRNFVIPANKGNIYSADGSLLATSIPNYEIRFDAKAPKQETFEKYVKQLSDSLATVLDRPAGYYEQELRKARANKNRYYLIARNLSYTDYVKIKGFPLFKLGAFKGGIIIEQETVRKHPIGKIAERTIGYDRIDPATGIEVGKGIEWAFKSYLNGKDGKILKQKIAKGQWKPIRDVNEVDPIDGYDVISTIDVFIQDIAHHALLKQLQDYEADHGCVVVMETETGYIKAISNLGRSEDGSYTETVNYAVAESHEPGSTFKLVDLMAILEDKVADTSTVYDSHNGVVKYYGRSVRDSHHGGYGKISLARGFELSSNTVMVQAVYDNYKSNPSKFVNHIKSFGLDKPLGLHFKGEGRPIIPHPGDKIWSGISLPWMAFGYSVSVTPMQTLAFYNSVANNGVMVRPQFVSEIKEWNKTIKKFDTEVINSKICSDETLKKVRAVLGNVVKKGTASKLYSKDFPMAGKTGTAMVNYNKAGREGMYYASSFVGYFPADHPKYSCIVVVHKPNTAKNNYYGADVAGPVFKRIAQKIFTDAPSTNKIKQLDSRVPKQDSSYDKYTAEANKKTNVIPNLKGMPGMDAIALLENLGLKVKVNGIGKVKNQSIQAGQNISKNATIVLELS; encoded by the coding sequence ATGGCAGTAGACGATAAACATATATCCTACAGAATTTACCTCGTAGCAGTTTTCATCTTTTTGATGGCAATTGCTATTGTTGTTAAATTGACCAATATTCAATGGGTTCAAGGTGATCATTACAGGCAATTGGCAAAACAGCGAACGGTCAGAAATTTTGTGATTCCAGCAAACAAAGGAAATATTTATTCGGCTGACGGAAGTTTATTGGCAACATCAATCCCGAATTATGAAATTCGTTTTGATGCAAAAGCACCAAAACAAGAAACTTTCGAAAAATATGTAAAGCAATTATCAGATTCATTAGCTACGGTTTTAGACAGGCCAGCAGGTTATTACGAACAGGAACTGAGAAAGGCGAGAGCAAATAAAAATCGTTATTATTTGATTGCTCGCAATTTAAGTTATACGGATTATGTGAAAATTAAAGGATTTCCATTATTTAAGTTAGGAGCTTTCAAAGGCGGAATCATAATTGAGCAAGAAACGGTTAGAAAACACCCAATTGGAAAAATTGCGGAAAGAACTATTGGTTATGATCGAATAGATCCAGCGACAGGAATTGAAGTTGGAAAAGGAATTGAATGGGCTTTTAAAAGCTATTTGAACGGAAAAGATGGGAAAATCTTAAAGCAGAAAATAGCAAAAGGTCAATGGAAACCAATCCGCGACGTAAACGAAGTGGATCCAATTGATGGTTACGACGTGATTTCGACTATAGATGTATTTATTCAGGATATTGCACATCACGCTTTGTTGAAGCAACTTCAGGATTACGAAGCAGACCATGGTTGTGTTGTTGTGATGGAAACAGAAACGGGTTATATAAAAGCAATTTCTAATTTAGGGAGAAGTGAAGATGGATCGTATACAGAAACTGTGAACTACGCGGTAGCAGAATCTCACGAACCGGGATCGACTTTTAAGCTGGTTGATTTAATGGCGATATTAGAAGATAAAGTAGCTGATACCAGTACGGTTTATGACAGTCACAATGGTGTTGTCAAATATTATGGAAGATCTGTACGTGATTCACATCATGGAGGTTATGGAAAGATTTCATTAGCGCGTGGATTTGAGCTTTCGTCTAATACTGTAATGGTTCAGGCAGTTTACGATAATTATAAAAGTAATCCGTCAAAATTTGTAAATCATATTAAAAGTTTTGGTTTAGATAAACCTTTAGGATTGCATTTTAAAGGAGAAGGAAGACCAATTATTCCTCATCCTGGAGATAAAATCTGGTCGGGAATTTCACTTCCGTGGATGGCTTTTGGGTATTCAGTTTCGGTTACTCCAATGCAGACATTGGCATTTTATAATTCGGTTGCAAATAATGGTGTAATGGTAAGACCGCAATTTGTTTCAGAAATTAAAGAATGGAATAAAACGATTAAAAAATTCGATACAGAGGTAATTAATTCAAAGATTTGTTCAGATGAAACGCTTAAAAAAGTAAGAGCAGTTTTAGGAAACGTGGTGAAAAAAGGAACAGCTTCTAAGCTTTATTCCAAAGATTTTCCAATGGCGGGAAAAACGGGAACGGCCATGGTTAATTATAATAAAGCAGGAAGAGAAGGAATGTATTATGCATCCTCTTTTGTAGGGTATTTTCCAGCCGATCATCCAAAATATTCTTGTATTGTGGTAGTACATAAGCCAAATACAGCTAAAAATAATTATTACGGAGCAGACGTTGCGGGGCCAGTTTTTAAAAGAATCGCTCAAAAGATTTTTACAGATGCGCCTTCGACAAATAAAATAAAACAACTCGATTCAAGAGTGCCAAAACAAGACAGCAGCTACGATAAGTACACAGCTGAAGCAAATAAAAAAACAAATGTAATTCCGAATTTAAAAGGAATGCCAGGAATGGATGCAATTGCTTTGCTTGAAAATTTAGGTTTGAAAGTAAAAGTAAATGGAATTGGAAAAGTGAAGAATCAATCGATTCAAGCGGGTCAAAATATTAGCAAGAACGCAACAATTGTATTAGAATTATCGTGA
- the murG gene encoding undecaprenyldiphospho-muramoylpentapeptide beta-N-acetylglucosaminyltransferase, with protein sequence MTKYKFILSGGGTGGHIYPAIAIANELKLQFPDAEFLFVGAKDKMEMQKVPQAGYEIKGLWIAGLQRKLTLQNMMFPLKLATSLLESRKIIKKFKPNVVIGTGGFASGPLLQAAGSAGIPTVIQEQNSFPGITNKLLSKKANAICVAYDNLERFFPADKIVLTGNPVRQDLIDIESKRNEAIAFYGLDPNKKTLLVLGGSLGARRINQLIEKELQNFLSQDVQIIWQCGKLYFEDYKKYNQPNVKVVDFIERMDFVYAASDVIISRAGASSVSELCIVGKPVIFIPSPNVAEDHQTKNAQAIVDAKGAILLKESELDSEFSIVFEALLKDEGKQKQLSDNIKKLAKPKATQDIVAEIVKLIK encoded by the coding sequence ATGACAAAGTATAAATTCATACTTAGCGGAGGAGGAACAGGAGGACACATTTATCCTGCGATTGCGATTGCAAATGAATTAAAATTACAATTTCCTGATGCCGAATTTCTTTTTGTGGGTGCCAAAGATAAAATGGAAATGCAAAAAGTGCCCCAGGCAGGTTACGAGATAAAAGGTCTTTGGATTGCTGGATTACAGCGCAAATTGACTTTACAAAATATGATGTTTCCGCTAAAATTGGCGACAAGTTTATTGGAATCAAGAAAAATCATTAAAAAATTCAAACCAAATGTAGTAATTGGAACTGGCGGATTTGCAAGTGGTCCATTATTACAAGCGGCAGGATCAGCGGGAATTCCGACAGTTATTCAGGAACAGAATTCTTTTCCGGGGATAACCAATAAATTGTTGAGTAAAAAAGCAAATGCCATTTGTGTAGCTTATGACAATTTAGAAAGATTTTTTCCAGCTGATAAAATTGTTTTGACTGGAAATCCAGTACGTCAGGATTTAATTGATATTGAAAGTAAACGCAATGAAGCTATTGCTTTTTATGGCTTAGATCCAAATAAAAAAACATTACTGGTTTTAGGCGGAAGTTTAGGTGCCAGAAGAATCAATCAGTTAATTGAAAAAGAATTGCAAAATTTCCTTTCGCAAGATGTTCAGATTATCTGGCAATGTGGAAAGTTGTATTTTGAAGATTATAAAAAATACAATCAACCAAATGTAAAAGTGGTTGATTTCATTGAAAGAATGGATTTTGTTTACGCAGCATCAGATGTGATTATTTCACGAGCAGGAGCTTCATCTGTATCAGAATTATGCATTGTTGGAAAACCAGTAATTTTTATTCCGTCGCCTAATGTAGCTGAGGATCATCAAACTAAAAATGCACAAGCAATCGTAGATGCAAAAGGTGCGATTTTGTTGAAAGAATCAGAATTAGACAGCGAATTTAGTATTGTTTTTGAAGCGTTGTTAAAAGATGAAGGGAAACAAAAACAATTGAGTGATAACATTAAAAAACTTGCAAAACCGAAAGCTACACAAGACATCGTGGCTGAAATTGTGAAGTTAATTAAATAG
- a CDS encoding FtsW/RodA/SpoVE family cell cycle protein: MKELVNKLKGDRVIWSFVALLALFSFMPVFSASSNLAYIGHGTGNTLGYLLKHLAHVCIGFLIIYWVHRVPYHYFRAISKIALPIVWFLLLYTLLKGTVIAGANASRWIQVPFIGITFQTSTLASIVLFIFVARYLSKTKEENEPFQVSFIQLWIPVFITLALILPANFSTTALIFAMVLMLTFIGKYPLKHIGIIIGSGVAMLAFFLLVAKAFPDSRFFSRVSTWESRIMNFTTDKPDEDDYQIEKAKIAIASGRLGGLGPGKSVQKNFLPQSSSDFIYAIIVEEYGLVGGVAIVILYLLLLFRFVIASHKANTLFGKLVVVGLGFPMIFQAMINMAVAVELLPVTGQTLPLISSGGSSIWMTCLGLGIIISVTKKEEEIAEEKEEKERRKEALQRLIDKELAEEDLPADEIYEEEAMYSIEDNSRNPMNAVLNR, encoded by the coding sequence ATGAAAGAACTAGTAAACAAACTAAAAGGAGATAGAGTAATATGGTCATTCGTGGCTTTATTAGCGCTGTTTTCGTTTATGCCTGTTTTTAGTGCAAGTAGTAATTTGGCATATATAGGGCACGGAACTGGAAATACGTTGGGGTATTTGCTGAAACATTTAGCGCATGTATGCATTGGTTTCTTGATTATATATTGGGTTCACAGAGTGCCATATCATTATTTCAGAGCTATTTCTAAAATTGCTTTGCCAATAGTTTGGTTCTTATTGCTTTATACATTGTTAAAAGGAACAGTTATTGCCGGAGCAAATGCGAGCCGTTGGATTCAGGTGCCGTTTATCGGAATTACATTCCAAACTTCGACATTGGCTTCGATTGTTTTGTTCATTTTCGTAGCGCGTTATTTGTCAAAAACCAAAGAAGAAAACGAACCTTTTCAAGTGTCGTTTATACAGCTTTGGATTCCAGTATTTATTACATTGGCATTGATTTTACCTGCTAACTTTTCGACCACAGCGTTAATTTTTGCAATGGTTTTAATGCTTACGTTCATTGGGAAATATCCATTAAAACATATCGGAATTATCATAGGTTCAGGAGTTGCTATGTTGGCATTTTTCCTTTTAGTTGCAAAAGCTTTTCCGGATTCAAGATTTTTCAGCAGGGTTTCAACTTGGGAAAGTCGTATTATGAACTTTACCACTGATAAACCTGACGAAGACGATTATCAGATCGAAAAGGCGAAAATTGCAATTGCATCTGGAAGACTCGGCGGATTAGGTCCTGGAAAAAGTGTTCAGAAAAACTTCCTGCCACAATCTTCTTCAGATTTTATTTATGCCATTATTGTTGAAGAATACGGACTTGTTGGCGGAGTTGCAATAGTGATTTTGTATTTATTGCTTTTGTTCCGATTTGTGATCGCGTCACACAAAGCCAATACATTGTTTGGAAAACTTGTCGTCGTTGGTCTCGGTTTCCCGATGATATTTCAGGCGATGATCAATATGGCGGTTGCAGTTGAGTTATTGCCGGTCACAGGGCAGACATTACCACTGATAAGTTCAGGAGGAAGTTCGATTTGGATGACTTGTTTAGGACTTGGAATCATCATAAGCGTTACGAAAAAAGAAGAAGAAATAGCTGAAGAAAAAGAAGAGAAAGAACGACGAAAAGAAGCACTTCAAAGATTAATAGATAAAGAATTAGCAGAAGAAGATTTGCCAGCTGACGAAATTTATGAAGAAGAGGCAATGTATTCAATCGAAGACAATTCAAGAAATCCGATGAATGCGGTTTTAAACAGATAA
- the rsmH gene encoding 16S rRNA (cytosine(1402)-N(4))-methyltransferase RsmH — protein sequence MTTTMEYHNPVLLHPTVDGLNIKPDGVYVDVTFGGGGHSKEILRRLGPNGKLFAFDQDEDALANALPDERFTLINENFRFIKRFLRFHGVRGVDGILADLGVSSHQFDVPERGFSTRFDAELDMRMSQKNDLNAYRVVNEYEEQDLRRVFFDYGELKNAPALARTIVEARRDYPIKTTDELKEVLKKYLPEKVRNKVLAQIYQAIRIEVNQEMDVLKEFIEQSLEILNPGGRLSVISYHSLEDRLVKRFIKNGMFEGEPERDFYGNFSVPFKTIGKLIVPDDAEIKINNRARSAKLRIAEKI from the coding sequence ATGACGACGACAATGGAATATCATAATCCGGTTTTGCTTCATCCAACAGTTGATGGTTTAAATATTAAACCTGATGGCGTTTATGTAGATGTGACTTTTGGCGGAGGCGGACATTCAAAAGAAATTTTGAGACGCTTGGGGCCAAATGGAAAATTGTTTGCTTTTGATCAAGACGAAGATGCACTAGCAAATGCATTGCCAGATGAAAGGTTTACTTTAATTAATGAAAATTTTAGATTTATAAAAAGGTTCTTGCGTTTTCATGGTGTTAGAGGAGTTGATGGAATCTTGGCAGATTTAGGAGTTTCATCACATCAGTTTGATGTTCCTGAAAGAGGTTTCTCAACAAGATTTGATGCCGAACTTGATATGCGGATGAGTCAAAAAAATGATTTGAATGCTTATCGGGTGGTTAACGAATATGAAGAACAGGATTTACGTCGTGTTTTTTTTGATTATGGGGAGTTGAAAAACGCGCCAGCTTTAGCCAGAACAATTGTTGAAGCGAGAAGAGATTATCCTATCAAAACAACTGATGAGCTTAAAGAGGTCTTGAAAAAATATTTGCCAGAAAAGGTTCGAAACAAAGTATTGGCTCAGATTTATCAAGCAATCAGAATTGAGGTGAATCAAGAAATGGACGTTCTGAAAGAATTTATTGAGCAGTCATTAGAAATTTTGAATCCGGGCGGAAGGCTTTCAGTAATCTCATATCATTCTTTAGAAGATCGATTGGTAAAAAGATTCATTAAAAACGGAATGTTTGAAGGCGAGCCAGAACGTGATTTTTACGGAAATTTTTCCGTTCCGTTTAAGACCATCGGAAAATTGATTGTTCCAGATGACGCTGAAATCAAAATCAACAATAGAGCAAGAAGTGCAAAATTGAGAATTGCTGAAAAGATATAA
- a CDS encoding UDP-N-acetylmuramoyl-L-alanyl-D-glutamate--2,6-diaminopimelate ligase, whose product MKVLKDILYKVAIESVKGSTDVAIQKIEFDSRKVEANDIFVAIRGSLSDGHDYIEKAIQLGAKAVICDTFPVNVANDVTYIQVKDTNAALAFMAANYFGDPSAKLKLVGVTGTNGKTTIASLLFQLFKKAGFKVGLLSTVKIMVDETEYPATHTTPDSITINHFLNEMIEAGVTHCFMEVSSHGIHQKRTEALHFVGGIFTNLSHDHLDYHPTFAEYRDVKKSFFDSLPKSAFVLSNIDDKNGSVMLQNTVAKKLTYALKSYADYRAQILESQLSGLLLKINDNEVWVKLIGTFNAYNVLAIYGTAVELGIDSLEALRLLSDLESVSGRFQYIVSNEKITAVVDYAHTPDALENVLKTINDIRTKNEQLITVVGCGGNRDKTKRPVMAKSASELSDKAILTSDNPRNEDPEVILDEMEAGVEGQNYKKILRITDRKQAIKTACQLAQPNDIILIAGKGHETYQEINGVRHHFDDMETVKEILEQLNK is encoded by the coding sequence GTGAAAGTATTAAAAGACATATTATATAAAGTAGCTATTGAATCTGTAAAAGGCTCAACGGATGTTGCTATTCAGAAAATCGAATTTGATTCGCGCAAAGTAGAGGCAAATGATATTTTTGTGGCAATTCGCGGTTCACTTTCAGATGGACATGATTACATCGAAAAAGCAATTCAGCTTGGAGCAAAAGCAGTTATTTGCGATACATTTCCAGTAAATGTTGCTAATGATGTGACTTATATTCAGGTAAAAGATACCAATGCTGCGTTGGCTTTTATGGCGGCTAATTATTTTGGAGATCCATCTGCAAAACTAAAATTAGTTGGCGTGACGGGCACAAACGGTAAAACAACAATTGCTTCATTATTGTTCCAGTTGTTCAAAAAAGCAGGTTTTAAAGTTGGTTTGCTTTCAACTGTAAAAATTATGGTTGATGAAACAGAATATCCAGCTACGCATACAACTCCAGATTCAATTACGATAAATCATTTTTTAAATGAAATGATTGAAGCAGGAGTGACGCATTGTTTTATGGAAGTGAGTTCGCATGGAATTCATCAAAAACGTACTGAAGCTTTGCATTTTGTGGGCGGAATTTTTACGAATCTTTCGCACGATCACTTAGATTACCATCCAACTTTTGCTGAATACAGAGATGTGAAAAAATCATTTTTTGATTCGCTTCCAAAATCGGCTTTTGTTTTATCAAACATTGACGATAAAAACGGATCGGTAATGTTGCAAAATACTGTAGCTAAAAAACTGACTTACGCATTAAAATCTTATGCAGATTATAGAGCACAGATTTTAGAAAGCCAATTATCTGGTTTGTTGTTGAAAATTAATGATAATGAAGTTTGGGTAAAACTAATTGGTACTTTCAACGCATACAATGTTTTAGCAATTTATGGAACAGCTGTAGAATTGGGAATTGATAGTCTTGAGGCGTTGCGATTATTGTCTGATTTAGAGAGTGTTTCGGGTCGTTTTCAATATATTGTTTCAAATGAAAAGATAACGGCGGTAGTTGATTATGCACACACGCCAGATGCGCTTGAGAATGTTTTGAAAACGATAAACGACATTCGTACAAAAAACGAACAGTTAATCACTGTTGTGGGTTGTGGCGGAAATAGAGATAAAACAAAAAGGCCAGTGATGGCAAAAAGCGCTTCAGAATTGAGTGATAAAGCTATTTTAACTTCTGATAATCCAAGAAACGAAGATCCTGAAGTGATTTTAGATGAAATGGAGGCAGGAGTTGAAGGGCAAAACTATAAGAAGATTCTAAGAATTACGGACAGAAAACAAGCGATAAAAACCGCTTGTCAATTGGCTCAGCCAAATGATATTATTCTTATTGCAGGAAAAGGGCACGAGACTTATCAAGAGATAAACGGTGTTCGCCATCATTTTGATGATATGGAAACTGTAAAAGAAATTTTAGAACAACTAAATAAATAA
- the murD gene encoding UDP-N-acetylmuramoyl-L-alanine--D-glutamate ligase has translation MRLVVLGGGESGVGTAILGKKKGYDVFVSDFGKIKESYKEVLIINKIAWEEEQHTEDLILNADVVMKSPGIPEKSPIVKKLIAAGVKVISEIEFAKPFTEALTVGITGSNGKTTTTMLTYHLLKSAGLNVGLGGNIGKSFAWQVAENKFDAYVLELSSFQLDGIIDYRPDIAIITNISPDHLDRYEYKYENYINSKFRITMNQTESDYLIYDADDEASTEWLKNNTTKAKLIPFSLTKNLKEGASINNNKMEIKINQEEFTMDTEHIALEGKHNMKNAMAASSVAKLMQIRNATIRESLSNFQGVEHRLEKVLKIQNVQYINDSKATNVNATFFALDSMNVPTVWIVGGVDKGNDYNELMSLVREKVKAIICLGIDNRKIIEAFGNVVDIMVEVNNMNDAVKTAQRLTEKGDAVLLSPACASFDLFENYEDRGKQFKQAVHNL, from the coding sequence ATGAGGCTGGTTGTGCTTGGAGGAGGAGAAAGTGGTGTGGGGACCGCCATTCTCGGAAAGAAAAAAGGATACGATGTTTTTGTATCTGATTTCGGAAAGATAAAAGAGAGTTATAAAGAAGTTCTTATCATTAATAAAATTGCTTGGGAAGAAGAACAGCATACAGAAGATTTAATTCTGAACGCTGATGTCGTGATGAAAAGCCCTGGAATTCCTGAGAAATCGCCAATAGTAAAAAAGCTGATTGCGGCCGGAGTAAAAGTGATTTCGGAAATTGAATTTGCAAAGCCTTTTACAGAAGCGCTTACAGTTGGAATTACCGGAAGCAATGGTAAAACTACAACAACAATGCTGACGTACCATTTACTGAAATCGGCTGGATTGAATGTAGGATTGGGAGGTAATATTGGAAAAAGCTTTGCTTGGCAAGTTGCCGAAAATAAATTTGATGCATACGTTCTTGAATTAAGCAGTTTTCAGCTTGATGGAATCATAGATTACAGGCCAGATATTGCCATAATTACGAATATCAGTCCGGATCATCTCGATCGATATGAATATAAATATGAAAATTATATCAATTCGAAATTCCGAATAACGATGAATCAGACTGAAAGTGATTATCTGATTTATGATGCCGATGATGAAGCAAGCACAGAATGGTTAAAAAATAATACAACAAAAGCGAAATTAATTCCTTTTTCATTGACTAAAAATCTTAAAGAAGGAGCTTCTATAAATAACAACAAAATGGAAATAAAGATCAACCAAGAAGAGTTTACAATGGATACAGAACACATTGCGTTAGAAGGAAAACATAATATGAAAAATGCAATGGCAGCAAGCTCTGTAGCAAAATTGATGCAAATTAGAAATGCAACAATTCGTGAAAGTCTATCTAATTTCCAAGGTGTTGAGCACCGTTTAGAAAAGGTATTAAAAATTCAGAATGTACAATATATCAACGATTCAAAAGCAACAAACGTTAACGCTACTTTCTTTGCTTTAGACAGTATGAATGTGCCAACAGTTTGGATTGTGGGAGGAGTTGATAAAGGAAACGATTACAACGAATTAATGTCGTTAGTTCGTGAGAAAGTTAAAGCGATTATCTGTTTAGGAATTGACAACAGAAAAATTATCGAAGCTTTCGGAAACGTTGTTGATATTATGGTTGAAGTGAATAATATGAATGATGCAGTGAAAACTGCCCAAAGATTAACAGAAAAAGGTGACGCTGTTTTATTATCTCCAGCTTGCGCAAGTTTCGATTTATTCGAAAATTATGAAGATAGAGGAAAGCAATTTAAGCAAGCAGTTCACAATCTGTAA
- the mraY gene encoding phospho-N-acetylmuramoyl-pentapeptide-transferase, translating to MLYYLFEYFDKTLDIPGTGVFQYITFRSALALMLSLLLSTIYGKRIINFLRRQQVGETVRELGLQGQNEKAGTPTMGGLIIIFATLVPVLLFARLHNIYIVLLIVTTLWMGTIGFIDDYIKIFKKDKEGLKGIFKVIGQVGLGVIVGAVLYFNPAVTVRTDTGRTDVFKASQNTTIVLPAPVEEKSTATTIPFVKNNEFDYAELLAWTGDGYEKWAWLIFIPVVIFIITAVSNGANLTDGIDGLAAGTSAVSVLALGIFTFVSGNIIFSNYLNIMYIPNSGEMTVFISAFVGALIGFLWYNSYPASVFMGDTGSLTIGGIIAVLAIAVRKELLIPLLCGIFLVENFSVVLQVSYFKFTKKRYGEGRRIFLMSPLHHHYQKKGYHESKIVTRFWVVAIMLAILSIVTLKLR from the coding sequence ATGCTATACTATTTATTTGAATATTTTGACAAAACATTAGATATACCAGGAACAGGAGTTTTTCAGTATATCACTTTCAGATCGGCTTTGGCTTTAATGCTTTCGTTGCTTTTGTCTACGATTTACGGAAAAAGAATTATCAACTTTTTGCGTCGTCAGCAAGTAGGAGAAACGGTTCGCGAGCTTGGTCTTCAAGGACAAAATGAAAAAGCGGGAACACCAACAATGGGAGGTCTGATTATCATTTTTGCAACTCTTGTGCCTGTTTTGTTATTCGCTCGTTTGCATAATATTTATATCGTATTGCTTATTGTGACTACACTTTGGATGGGAACAATCGGCTTTATTGATGATTATATCAAAATATTCAAAAAAGATAAAGAAGGTCTTAAAGGAATTTTCAAAGTAATTGGTCAAGTTGGTTTGGGAGTAATCGTAGGTGCTGTTCTTTATTTTAATCCAGCAGTTACAGTTCGTACAGATACAGGAAGAACAGATGTTTTTAAAGCATCGCAAAATACAACCATTGTTTTGCCGGCTCCTGTTGAAGAAAAATCAACTGCTACTACAATTCCTTTTGTAAAAAACAACGAATTTGATTATGCCGAATTATTAGCTTGGACAGGAGATGGATATGAAAAATGGGCTTGGTTGATTTTTATTCCGGTTGTGATTTTTATTATCACAGCGGTTTCTAACGGAGCAAATTTAACTGATGGAATCGATGGTCTCGCCGCCGGAACCTCCGCTGTTTCTGTACTCGCGCTCGGGATATTTACATTCGTTTCAGGGAATATTATTTTTTCTAATTATCTGAATATTATGTACATACCAAATTCAGGAGAAATGACGGTTTTTATATCCGCTTTTGTGGGTGCATTGATTGGATTCCTTTGGTACAATTCTTATCCGGCATCTGTTTTTATGGGAGATACAGGAAGTTTGACAATTGGCGGAATTATAGCGGTTTTAGCGATTGCAGTTCGTAAAGAATTATTGATTCCATTATTATGCGGAATCTTTTTAGTGGAGAATTTCTCAGTGGTTTTACAAGTGAGTTATTTCAAATTTACTAAAAAGAGATATGGCGAAGGACGTAGAATTTTCTTGATGTCGCCTCTTCATCATCATTATCAGAAAAAAGGATATCACGAAAGTAAAATTGTAACCAGATTCTGGGTTGTTGCCATCATGTTAGCTATTTTATCAATTGTTACTTTAAAATTAAGATAG